From the Lathyrus oleraceus cultivar Zhongwan6 chromosome 3, CAAS_Psat_ZW6_1.0, whole genome shotgun sequence genome, the window TCATAAAACACTCATAATTTCAATGTAATATAATATACTCATTCTAACTATATTTTCCAACTTATATAGTGGTtgctcattttattttatttaatatacACATTTTTTTCTCTTCATTTAATACATATATTTGCCAACAACTACACTTTTACAATTAATACTCCAATGTGCAATGTGTGAACTAGACTTTGGTCCTTTGAATCCAATGTGAAAGGAAAAGAAagtaataaaataaaaaacttgTGACGAATATAAATGTGCTGTCACTATCTTAGCCAAATAAATAATCATTATGTGAACTTCATTGGTCactatttaaaataatttaatgCAAATATTGTAACATAATATCTCTACCACAAACCAATAATTCTTCCATCTATAAATACTCTTTCTTGCCTCTCATTTTTTCTCCCCCTTCACCTCTCATCTTTCTTCAACACCATTCTTAAATACTCTTTGTTGTTTCTTATAAGGTTTTCTTCTTGAAATGGAGTATGAGAATCGATTCAGACAAGCTCAAAGACAAAAATATGATTGTCTTCTTTTTGGTAAAACTAAAAAAAGAAGCATTATTTACATAATTGGAAACTTCATATAGTTATGATTTTAACTTGTTTATGTGTTGCAGATTTAGATGATACTTTGTATCCACTAAGCTGTGGTATTGCAAAAGCATGTGGCCAAAACATTAAAGGTAATAACTATGAAACAGAGACTCAGACACATCAAatatgttttaaaaaataaataaattgaacGTAATTATAAGTGTCAGTGTCATATGAGTACTTGTTTGGCACTGACACATATTTTTCAGAGGTGTGAGTGTTTCGGAGGACCGGTTATATTTTGTTGCTACATGTTTTGTTGGTGTTGACTAATGTTGTTTTATATGTACTATTGATTTATAGACTATATGGTTGAGAAGCTTGGCATAGACAGAAACATAATTGATGACATGTCAAACCATCTTTACAAAAACTATGGAACAACTATGGCTGGTTTAAGGGTATGTATATGATTAAAGTGAAAAATGGTATTTTCATAATTAAGTGATGATTTCACAACAAATTAATAATCTTTGTTTTTTTGGACAATTTATAGGCAATTGGATATGACTTTGACTATGATGAATATCATAGTTTTGTTCATGGAAGATTACCATATGAGAATTTGAAACCAGACCCAGTTTTAAGGAACCTCTTGTTGAGTCTACCTTATAGAAAACTAGTaagttttttatttattttttattttttaaaaatattcaaatttAAGTATTTGAATCAAACCAtagaaaataaatgaaattttATTAGAAAcctaatttattttatttaattttattttccCTATAGATCTTCACAAATGCAGACAAAGTTCATGCAGTTAAGGCACTAAGCAAGCTTGGATTAGAAGATTGTTTTGAAGGAATTATATGTTTTGAGACACTTAATCCTATCCACAAAAACACTGTAtctgatgatgatgaagatgacattgagTTTATAGGTTCAAAGAGAACCACTCACACAACAAGTACTAGTTCAAGTAACTTGCAAATATTTGACATTATTGCCCATTTTGCACAATCCAATCCAACTCAAGCTTTGCCAAAGACACCAATTATTTGCAAACCTTCAGAATTTGCCATTGAGTTGGCTCTCAAGATTGCTAATCTGGACCCACAAAGAACCGTAAGTAAAATTCCGTCGTAAATTGTGGTCACAGTCACAAATGCATTGATATCATAAAGAATCACAGTTATATATAACTGATTTAGTCTCGTTGTAATATATACAACGTGACAATGACATAAAACTTTTCATCCTCCAACCTAGATTGCGGCCGCA encodes:
- the LOC127127621 gene encoding uncharacterized protein LOC127127621, encoding MEYENRFRQAQRQKYDCLLFDLDDTLYPLSCGIAKACGQNIKDYMVEKLGIDRNIIDDMSNHLYKNYGTTMAGLRAIGYDFDYDEYHSFVHGRLPYENLKPDPVLRNLLLSLPYRKLIFTNADKVHAVKALSKLGLEDCFEGIICFETLNPIHKNTVSDDDEDDIEFIGSKRTTHTTSTSSSNLQIFDIIAHFAQSNPTQALPKTPIICKPSEFAIELALKIANLDPQRTLFFEDSARNIQAGKRVGLDTVLVGKSQRIKGADYALESIHNLREAVPELWESELKSEVAYPSNLAVETSVTA